In a genomic window of Wyeomyia smithii strain HCP4-BCI-WySm-NY-G18 chromosome 1, ASM2978416v1, whole genome shotgun sequence:
- the LOC129717373 gene encoding uncharacterized protein K02A2.6-like, whose product MQLDSDSNITIISKQNWINVGEPRTSPPDCSDLMNEFGLWDVPFSSFCKLVGSKQPNQQVVDLKANFLDVFTSCMGRCTKTQIHLTLKPDAQPELRPKRPVFYNMEVAVEDELKLLVNLGIITPVTLRSKPTRFHCRRIDPSDAHLLVELDEESRKFVTINTHKGLYRFNRLSPGVKCAPDLDNILVGGSTVEEHNQNLNCVLQRRLLDTEGIRLHPDQVKANVNMPHSHDVPYLDAINYYGKYVREMRTLCQPLDELLEESTSGPTSLQENPPIAAYADVL is encoded by the exons ATGCAGCTGGACTCAGACTCGAACATCACGATCATATCCAAGCAAAATTGGATCAACGTCGGGGAACCAAGAACGTCTCCACCGGACT GCTCGGATCTCATGAACGAATTTGGGCTCTGGGACGTTCCGTTTTCGTCGTTCTGCAAGTTGGTCGGCAGTAAACAGCCGAATCAGCAAGTAGTCGACCTGAAGGCCAATTTTCTCGATGTGTTCACCAGTTGCATGGGGCGCTGCACGAAAACTCAAATTCATCTCACCCTCAAGCCTGACGCGCAGCCAGAGCTCAGACCGAAGCGGCCAGTTTTCTACAACATGGAGGTCGCAGTCGAGGACGAACTAAAGCTACTTGTAAATTTGGGTATCATCACTCCAGTCACCT TGCGCTCGAAGCCAACCCGCTTCCACTGCCGGAGGATTGATCCCTCGGATGCCCACCTGCTAGTAGAGCTCGATGAGGAAAGCAGGAAGTTCGTTACCATCAACACTCACAAAGGTCTGTATCGATTTAACCGGCTCTCCCCCGGTGTCAAGTGTGCACCCGACCTCGACAACATCCTTGTCGGTGGCAGCACCGTCGAGGAGCACAATCAGAACTTGAACTGTGTCCTGCAACGTCGA CTTCTTGATACGGAAGGCATTCGTCTGCACCCGGACCAGGTGAAGGCAAACGTAAACATGCCGCATTCTCATGATGTTCCGTACTTAGATGCGATTAATTACTATGGGAAATACGTTAGAGAAATGCGCACCCTTTGCCAACCATTGGATGAGCTGCTCGAGGAGAGTACCAGTGGACCGACATCGCTTCAAGAAAATCCTCCAATCGCCGCTTATGCTGACGTACTATAA